TTTTTTGAGCCCGCGAGAGAGCTCCGAGCGTTCTAGGGATTCCCTCAAGGGGGTGTTTTCGCTCTTTCTTCTCTTTGGCTTTTGCCTTTTCCCAGTGATGGACGACTTCATCAACATTCTTGACCTCGACATCTCCAAAAACATGGGGATGGCGACGGACAAGCTTCTCGCTAACGGTAGTAATGATATCCTCAAGAGAAAACCGTTTGTTCTTTTCTCCAAGCTTACCATAGAAAATAATTTGGAAAAGAACATCGCCAAGTTCTTCAACCATCCCCTCGGTATCATCGTCATCAACAGCTTCAAGAAGTTCGTGAACTTCTTCAAGAACGTGAGGACGGAGTGATTG
The window above is part of the Candidatus Neptunochlamydia sp. REUL1 genome. Proteins encoded here:
- a CDS encoding MazG family protein yields the protein MEEFDELVEIADILHGPDGCPWDRKQTFQSLRPHVLEEVHELLEAVDDDDTEGMVEELGDVLFQIIFYGKLGEKNKRFSLEDIITTVSEKLVRRHPHVFGDVEVKNVDEVVHHWEKAKAKEKKERKHPLEGIPRTLGALSRAQKIVSKIIRTKLSFPQKEQKASAEIAIGDQFLDLVIQAQQEGVDAESALRAALKKYEALFDAS